The following proteins come from a genomic window of Flavobacterium eburneipallidum:
- a CDS encoding DUF4907 domain-containing protein — translation MKLLKLIFVFLLLVSCHQKPVYELESFQVDEGWGYTIAVNHKVLIKQTVIPTLSKQESFKSRTDALKVGNLVLERIKQNLSPTIAKKDLILLEIAL, via the coding sequence ATGAAATTATTAAAATTAATATTTGTTTTTTTACTTCTAGTTTCTTGCCATCAAAAACCGGTTTATGAGTTAGAATCGTTTCAAGTAGATGAAGGTTGGGGATACACCATTGCGGTTAATCATAAAGTTTTAATCAAGCAAACGGTAATTCCAACGCTCTCCAAACAAGAAAGTTTCAAGAGTAGAACTGATGCTTTGAAAGTGGGAAATTTGGTTCTCGAAAGGATTAAACAAAATTTATCTCCAACGATTGCCAAAAAAGATTTAATTTTATTAGAAATAGCCCTCTAA
- a CDS encoding sensor histidine kinase produces the protein MKLNNDFFVQWSTGIFLFYLNYFYLVPNLLLQKKHLQFFAVLIPLITLFIVFRTQYLMPDMHEMQHPKMFDALGKEIRFSKNKPLFFRIMPAVFYLLIIAISTIIRVLSEYFNNQQHKLFVESERTTAELIYLRKQTNPHFLFNTLNSIYSLAHKKSDLVPEAIVTLSELMRYMLYETDNKTVLLEKEINYIQNYIELQKLRLNNIENIFVNIHGDTRNKYIEPLLLISFIENAFKYGTDYKGNTRVKIKIQIEGNNLDFWVENRIEKNVSDPENSGIGIKNIKNRLKLLYPDSHALTIVEKYQNYSVHLNLKLDQIQTANI, from the coding sequence ATGAAACTCAATAATGATTTCTTTGTCCAATGGTCAACAGGAATATTTTTATTCTATTTAAACTATTTTTATTTAGTACCTAATTTGCTTTTGCAAAAAAAACACCTTCAATTTTTTGCAGTTTTAATTCCTTTGATAACGTTATTTATCGTTTTTAGAACTCAATATTTAATGCCTGATATGCACGAAATGCAACATCCAAAAATGTTTGATGCACTTGGCAAAGAAATAAGATTTTCAAAGAACAAGCCTTTGTTTTTTAGGATAATGCCAGCAGTTTTCTATCTTTTGATTATTGCAATAAGTACGATTATTAGGGTTTTGTCTGAATACTTTAACAACCAACAACACAAATTATTTGTCGAATCCGAAAGAACTACCGCCGAACTGATTTATTTAAGAAAACAAACCAATCCTCATTTTTTATTCAATACCCTGAATAGTATTTATTCATTGGCACACAAAAAATCCGATTTGGTTCCCGAAGCCATTGTTACTTTATCAGAATTAATGCGTTATATGCTCTACGAAACCGATAATAAAACGGTTTTGTTAGAAAAAGAAATCAACTATATTCAGAATTATATTGAGTTGCAAAAATTGCGTTTGAATAATATTGAGAATATCTTTGTCAACATTCACGGTGATACTCGGAATAAATATATCGAACCTTTGTTGTTGATTTCATTTATAGAAAATGCCTTCAAATACGGAACGGATTATAAAGGAAATACCCGTGTGAAGATTAAAATCCAAATCGAAGGAAATAATTTAGATTTTTGGGTCGAAAACCGAATAGAAAAAAATGTCTCAGATCCCGAAAATTCAGGAATTGGAATCAAAAACATCAAAAACCGACTGAAATTATTGTATCCCGATTCGCATGCGCTTACCATTGTCGAAAAATATCAGAACTATTCGGTACATTTAAACCTGAAATTAGATCAAATTCAAACTGCAAATATTTAA
- a CDS encoding LytR/AlgR family response regulator transcription factor produces the protein MKCIIIDDEPLAVDLLKDFVSKIESLELVNTFNNAIDAIALINKTEVDLIFLDIEMPHFTGIDFINAIDKKPLIIFTTAYSNYAVEGFDFGAVDYLIKPIPFNRFLKAVVRAENIFAPSEPVQNTISPTIATEETNDFMFVRAEYENIKINYADILFVEGLKDYVKIYTTDGKYILTLMSLIKLENALASKGFSRIHRSYIINLKHIKSIQKNKVLIADKRLPISESYKTTFFNKINL, from the coding sequence ATGAAATGTATAATTATTGACGACGAACCATTAGCAGTTGATTTGCTCAAAGATTTTGTGAGTAAAATCGAATCTTTAGAACTGGTCAATACCTTTAACAATGCCATTGATGCTATTGCTTTAATAAATAAAACAGAGGTAGATTTGATTTTTCTGGATATAGAAATGCCACATTTTACAGGAATCGATTTCATTAACGCTATCGATAAAAAACCATTGATTATTTTCACCACGGCTTATTCTAATTATGCTGTAGAAGGATTCGATTTTGGTGCTGTTGATTATTTAATAAAACCCATTCCATTCAACCGATTTTTAAAAGCAGTAGTTCGAGCCGAAAATATTTTTGCTCCTTCAGAACCTGTTCAAAATACAATTTCTCCAACTATTGCCACCGAAGAAACAAACGATTTTATGTTTGTTAGAGCTGAATATGAGAATATCAAAATCAATTATGCCGATATTTTATTCGTCGAAGGCCTGAAAGATTATGTCAAGATTTACACTACCGATGGTAAGTATATTCTAACCTTAATGAGTTTGATTAAGTTAGAAAATGCCTTGGCTAGCAAAGGCTTTTCAAGAATTCACCGTTCGTACATCATCAATTTGAAACACATCAAATCCATTCAAAAAAATAAAGTGTTAATTGCCGATAAACGTTTGCCAATAAGTGAAAGTTATAAAACTACTTTTTTTAATAAAATCAATTTGTAA